A window of Thiocapsa bogorovii genomic DNA:
CAAAGCGCGCAAACGGAGCGCGCTTGGCGCGCCAGTAGATGAGGCGATCGTCAAGGCGTTCCCGATCGATTGCCGGCTTGATGAGCTTGCTCGGACGCGCGAAGCGGATAGGTCTCGAGCGCGACGAACGCCGCGGCATGACTTAGGTGTGCGCGATCGTTCAGGAACTGCTCCATGGCGGTATTTGTTTCCGTGTAGTCATATGTGCTGACGGGCTTACGGAGCGCATGCCGCACGGGCGAGGCATCGATGACGCCGAGGCGACAACCGTGCGCGTCGAGCTGGACTGGCCAGACGAAGTCGAGCCCCCACCCCATCGGGGCTTCCTCGTCGAAAGGAAGCAGGTGCGCAAAACCGTCCCGGCGTAGGGAGAAGACGGGACCGATCTCGACGAAGCGCGTCTGCCGCGCCTCAACCCCAAGGAGTTGGGCCACGAAATAGTGGTCGATATAGCTGTCGTGCGTTCGAGCGGGCTGGGCCAAGGTCAGGTCGTGTGCTGTTTGATAGGCGAGAAAGCGGTCGAGAAAGCCTGATTCCAGCTCGATATCGTCGTCGACGACGACTAAGAACCGATATGGGGCGAGGTCGATCTCGGCCAGCAGTCGATTAAGGATTCGGAATTTGGGCACCCGTTCGGTCAACCTTAGCACCGTGAGTGCGCGAAGTCCGTCGGGGATGCCTCCTTCTCCGACAGCTGCCCATCGTAGATCGATCTGCCATAGGTTCCCGGCGAGTAGATCCGCCGAGATCCGCGCTGCGTGATTCGCAACGGACGGCAAATAGATGCCGAGGACCAGAACGCGATTGTCGTTCGGCTCCGGTTTGGACTCCGGGGGACGACGGATCGAAGTTGAGGGATCGGGCAGCGTCATGATGTCTTCAGGCCAGCAGAGACATGAGTATGGGCGAAACCGCGTCCTTGGAGTATCGCTGCGCGATCAGGTCCTGTCCCGCGGCGGACACGCGATGCCAGAGAACGTCGTCCGTGTAGAGGCGCAAGACGGCATTGGCAAAAGCAGTCGGGTCGTCGGCAATCAGGGCGTCAACACCATCCACGAGACCCATGCCTTCGGCGCCAACATGTGTGGTGACGACCGGCAATCCATAGCTGAGGCTCTGTCCTATTTTGCCTTTCATCCCTGCGCCGTGGCGCAGCGGAGAGACGAAGACCCGGCTGTTCTCGAACCAGGACGCGACATCCGGGACATAGCCCACTGGATTGACCAGCGGGGACGCGAGAGCATGGATGCTATCGGGCATGTCGCTGCCGACGATGTTGAATCGGATATCGCTTTGCTGAGCATGAACGAGCGGCAATATGTTCTGCACGAAAAAGAGAACTGCATCGACGTTCGGCGTGTGCTGAAAACCGCCGATGAAAAAGAGGTCCCGCCGCGATGATGCCGGTGCGACCATAGTGCAGATACGATGCACGTTGGGCACGACATCGACCACGAGTCCCGGATCCTCTTCGAGGAGTGCATGCTTTTCTTCTTCCGTGATCGCGATGGTCAAGTCTGCGCCGATGGCGTTCGACAGTTCAATGCGTCGGTAATGTTCAGCCAGGGACCGCAACCGATCGGGTTCCGAATCGAAGGCGGCCCCGCGCATGAAGCGGATCCAATGCAGGTCGACCGTGTCGTAGATGACCCGCGCGGCGACTGCGAACGCGCGAACCATGGAAAGATAGGATTCTGCGAGCTCGGGTCGCGAGATCCAGGCGA
This region includes:
- a CDS encoding glycosyltransferase family 4 protein — protein: MRGAAFDSEPDRLRSLAEHYRRIELSNAIGADLTIAITEEEKHALLEEDPGLVVDVVPNVHRICTMVAPASSRRDLFFIGGFQHTPNVDAVLFFVQNILPLVHAQQSDIRFNIVGSDMPDSIHALASPLVNPVGYVPDVASWFENSRVFVSPLRHGAGMKGKIGQSLSYGLPVVTTHVGAEGMGLVDGVDALIADDPTAFANAVLRLYTDDVLWHRVSAAGQDLIAQRYSKDAVSPILMSLLA